The following are encoded together in the Silurus meridionalis isolate SWU-2019-XX chromosome 2, ASM1480568v1, whole genome shotgun sequence genome:
- the LOC124376294 gene encoding ladderlectin-like produces the protein MRSSLSWISAEQQCAAEQARLASVQSLGDHKFLQSLLDMAGLSQAWIGAYNFQGTWLWVDTARFYYSNWYSLSSVGSYPCALMNSNVGWSNTVCGSRYPYICSIDLNKC, from the exons ATGAGATCAAGTCTGTCCTGGATCAGTGCTGAG CAACAGTGTGCAGCTGAACAGGCAAGACTGGCATCTGTacaaagtcttggggatcataaATTCCTGCAGAGTTTGCTTGATATGGCTGGTCTGTCACAGGCTTGGATTGGTGCTTACAACTTCCAG GGAACATGGCTGTGGGTTGACACAGCTCGCTTCTACTACAGTAACTGGTACTCACTGAGCAGTGTGGGCAGCTACCCATGTGCTCTCATGAACAGTAATG TTGGCTGGTCCAATACTGTCTGTGGAAGTCGATATCCTTACATCTGTTCTATTGacctaaataaatgttaa